The Carassius carassius chromosome 9, fCarCar2.1, whole genome shotgun sequence genome includes a region encoding these proteins:
- the LOC132148977 gene encoding uncharacterized protein LOC132148977 isoform X2 yields MFSERFEMFRNEQPLHGPARPRRTRRRNVTCTFKVTLLRTGIDRLSSLRDAIASQRLVVQREQSETQFAEILRSTFPQLQGREFELCRVDAQRQVSRLSLESKTPAAIIASGQLGRSALYVQEKSTYALAQVNSSPAPAVASFSSPAVASFSAPAVASFSAPAPAVASSPAPAPAVASFSAPAPAVASSPAPAPAVASFSAPAPAVASSPAPAPAVASSPAPAPAVASSPAPAPAVASSPAPAPAVASSPAPAPAVASFSSPAVASFSAPAVASSAAPAPAVASSPEVSVAFSLLSPDTDIYISDEDEYDVDLKSLLNTMSNKVDFTAAPISNQINVTRCNILDSGIRAFRRQRFNPEAKLDVVFRDADGIGEGAADEGGPTREFLTLLMREIHSCEIFDGEDWKKTLACNSKERLFCQVCNLQPPVPDLQEIADYDFRAKMTKIQLAQNVNEAQCAIMEASDQLSMLGSLWHIQTLEDRDNLVESATKFFIENRLRDSLEQFKEGLECLGLLHLMQKHPQLFKEVFMYEEKPLLAEDISALFKAELSPVGSNRRVVESRTICFWRDWLIEVEEGTAYPLTLDKILGFVSGSTAIPRLGFPVEPKLEFLHPQENEAPKIFPEANTCSIVLRLPIHPSYELFRENMESGILQSPTFGVM; encoded by the exons atgttctCTGAAAGGTTTGAGATGTTCCGCAACGAACAGCCGTTGCATGGTCCTGCTCGTCCCAGAAGGACGCGGAGGAGAAATGTGACATGTACATTTAAAGTAACTCTTCTCCGCACTGGTATTGATCGGTTATCTTCTTTGAGAG ATGCCATTGCCAGTCAGAGACTTGTTGTACAGAGAGAGCAGAGTGAGACACAGTTTGCAGAAATTCTCAGAAGCACGTTTCCACAGCTTCAAGGGAGAGAGTTTGAATTATGCAGGGTTGATGCACAGAGGCAGGTTTCACGTTTGAGTCTGGAGTCAAAAACCCCAGCAGCCATAATTGCTAGTGGGCAGCTAGGAAGATCGGCACTTTATGTACAAGAGAag AGTACTTATGCACTTGCACAAGTGaactcctctccagctccagccgtggcctccttctcatctccagccgtggcctccttctcagctccagccgtggcctccttctcagctccagctccagccgtggcctcctctccagctccagctccagccgtggcctccttctcagctccagctccagccgtggcctcctctccagctccagctccagccgtggcctccttctcagctccagctccagccgtggcctcctctccagctccagctccagccgtggcctcctctccagctccagctccagccgtggcctcctctccagctccagctccagccgtggcctcctctccagctccagctccagccgtggcctcctctccagctccagctccagccgtggcctccttctcatctccagccgtggcctccttctcagctccagccgtggcctcctctgctgctccagctccagccgtggcctcctctccagaaGTTTCAgtggcattttctttactcagtcCAGACACAGATATTTATATCTCAGATGAAGATGAGTATGA tgttgaccTGAAATCATTGTTAAATACAATGTCAAACAAAGTGGATTTTACAGCTGCACCCATTTCCAACCAAATCAATGTAACACGATGCAACATCCTAGACAGTGGCATCAGAGCCTTCCGACGCCAACGTTTTAACCCTGAGGCAAAACTAGATGTTGTGTTCAGAGATGCTGATGGGATTGGTGAGGGAGCCGCTGATGAGGGTGGACCAACGAGAGAATTTTTAACTTTGCTGATGAGGGAAATCCACTCATGCGAAATATTTGATGGAGAGGACTGGAAAAAAACACTTGCCTGCAATTCCAAAG aaagactgttctgtcaggtgtgCAACCTTCAGCCCCCAGTACCAGACCTTCAAGAGATTGCTGACTATGACTTCAGAGCAAAGATGACCAAG ATCCAGTTGGCACAGAATGTAAATGAAGCACAGTGTGCTATAATGGAGGCGTCTGACCAATTAAGTATGCTGGGGTCTCTATGGCACATCCAGACGCTAGAAGACAGAGACAACTTAGTGGAATCAGCTACCAAGTTTTTCATCGAGAACAGGTTGAGGGATTCCTTGGAACA ATTTAAAGAGGGCCTGGAGTGTCTTGGGCTTTTACATTTGATGCAAAAGCATCCTCAGCTCTTTAAAGAAGTATTTATGTATGAGGAGAAGCCACTTTTGGCCGAAGACATATCTGCTTTGTTTAAAGCAGAACTTTCTCCAGTTGGCAGCAACAGGAGAGTAGTGGAGAGTAGAACAATCTGTTTCTGGAGGGACTGGCTCATAGAAGTGGAAG AAGGAACTGCATATCCCCTCACCTTAGACAAGATTCTTGGATTTGTGTCAGGATCTACTGCTATTCCGAGGCTAGGGTTCCCAGTGGAACCCAAATTGGAGTTCTTACACCCTCAAGAGAATGAGGCCCCTAAAATTTTTCCAGAGGCAAATACCTGCAGCATTGTCTTGAGGCTACCAATCCATCCCAGCTATGAACTCTTCAGAGAAAACATGGAAAGTGGTATTTTGCAATCCCCCACTTTTGGAGTGATGTAG
- the LOC132148977 gene encoding uncharacterized protein LOC132148977 isoform X1: MFSERFEMFRNEQPLHGPARPRRTRRRNVTCTFKVTLLRTGIDRLSSLRDAIASQRLVVQREQSETQFAEILRSTFPQLQGREFELCRVDAQRQVSRLSLESKTPAAIIASGQLGRSALYVQEKSTYALAQVNSSPAPAVASFSSPAVASFSAPAVASFSAPAPAVASSPAPAPAVASFSAPAPAVASSPAPAPAVASFSAPAPAVASSPAPAPAVASSPAPAPAVASSPAPAPAVASSPAPAPAVASSPAPAPAVASFSSPAVASFSAPAVASSAAPAPAVASSPEVSVAFSLLSPDTDIYISDEDEYDVDLKSLLNTMSNKVDFTAAPISNQINVTRCNILDSGIRAFRRQRFNPEAKLDVVFRDADGIGEGAADEGGPTREFLTLLMREIHSCEIFDGEDWKKTLACNSKALYNGMYKIVGRMIAVCLIHGGVEPNFFSERLFCQVCNLQPPVPDLQEIADYDFRAKMTKIQLAQNVNEAQCAIMEASDQLSMLGSLWHIQTLEDRDNLVESATKFFIENRLRDSLEQFKEGLECLGLLHLMQKHPQLFKEVFMYEEKPLLAEDISALFKAELSPVGSNRRVVESRTICFWRDWLIEVEEGTAYPLTLDKILGFVSGSTAIPRLGFPVEPKLEFLHPQENEAPKIFPEANTCSIVLRLPIHPSYELFRENMESGILQSPTFGVM, encoded by the exons atgttctCTGAAAGGTTTGAGATGTTCCGCAACGAACAGCCGTTGCATGGTCCTGCTCGTCCCAGAAGGACGCGGAGGAGAAATGTGACATGTACATTTAAAGTAACTCTTCTCCGCACTGGTATTGATCGGTTATCTTCTTTGAGAG ATGCCATTGCCAGTCAGAGACTTGTTGTACAGAGAGAGCAGAGTGAGACACAGTTTGCAGAAATTCTCAGAAGCACGTTTCCACAGCTTCAAGGGAGAGAGTTTGAATTATGCAGGGTTGATGCACAGAGGCAGGTTTCACGTTTGAGTCTGGAGTCAAAAACCCCAGCAGCCATAATTGCTAGTGGGCAGCTAGGAAGATCGGCACTTTATGTACAAGAGAag AGTACTTATGCACTTGCACAAGTGaactcctctccagctccagccgtggcctccttctcatctccagccgtggcctccttctcagctccagccgtggcctccttctcagctccagctccagccgtggcctcctctccagctccagctccagccgtggcctccttctcagctccagctccagccgtggcctcctctccagctccagctccagccgtggcctccttctcagctccagctccagccgtggcctcctctccagctccagctccagccgtggcctcctctccagctccagctccagccgtggcctcctctccagctccagctccagccgtggcctcctctccagctccagctccagccgtggcctcctctccagctccagctccagccgtggcctccttctcatctccagccgtggcctccttctcagctccagccgtggcctcctctgctgctccagctccagccgtggcctcctctccagaaGTTTCAgtggcattttctttactcagtcCAGACACAGATATTTATATCTCAGATGAAGATGAGTATGA tgttgaccTGAAATCATTGTTAAATACAATGTCAAACAAAGTGGATTTTACAGCTGCACCCATTTCCAACCAAATCAATGTAACACGATGCAACATCCTAGACAGTGGCATCAGAGCCTTCCGACGCCAACGTTTTAACCCTGAGGCAAAACTAGATGTTGTGTTCAGAGATGCTGATGGGATTGGTGAGGGAGCCGCTGATGAGGGTGGACCAACGAGAGAATTTTTAACTTTGCTGATGAGGGAAATCCACTCATGCGAAATATTTGATGGAGAGGACTGGAAAAAAACACTTGCCTGCAATTCCAAAG CACTGTACAATGGAATGTACAAAATAGTTGGACGGATGATAGCTGTGTGCCTGATACATGGTGGTGTGGAGccaaattttttttcagaaagactgttctgtcaggtgtgCAACCTTCAGCCCCCAGTACCAGACCTTCAAGAGATTGCTGACTATGACTTCAGAGCAAAGATGACCAAG ATCCAGTTGGCACAGAATGTAAATGAAGCACAGTGTGCTATAATGGAGGCGTCTGACCAATTAAGTATGCTGGGGTCTCTATGGCACATCCAGACGCTAGAAGACAGAGACAACTTAGTGGAATCAGCTACCAAGTTTTTCATCGAGAACAGGTTGAGGGATTCCTTGGAACA ATTTAAAGAGGGCCTGGAGTGTCTTGGGCTTTTACATTTGATGCAAAAGCATCCTCAGCTCTTTAAAGAAGTATTTATGTATGAGGAGAAGCCACTTTTGGCCGAAGACATATCTGCTTTGTTTAAAGCAGAACTTTCTCCAGTTGGCAGCAACAGGAGAGTAGTGGAGAGTAGAACAATCTGTTTCTGGAGGGACTGGCTCATAGAAGTGGAAG AAGGAACTGCATATCCCCTCACCTTAGACAAGATTCTTGGATTTGTGTCAGGATCTACTGCTATTCCGAGGCTAGGGTTCCCAGTGGAACCCAAATTGGAGTTCTTACACCCTCAAGAGAATGAGGCCCCTAAAATTTTTCCAGAGGCAAATACCTGCAGCATTGTCTTGAGGCTACCAATCCATCCCAGCTATGAACTCTTCAGAGAAAACATGGAAAGTGGTATTTTGCAATCCCCCACTTTTGGAGTGATGTAG